A single genomic interval of Seriola aureovittata isolate HTS-2021-v1 ecotype China chromosome 10, ASM2101889v1, whole genome shotgun sequence harbors:
- the ergic2 gene encoding endoplasmic reticulum-Golgi intermediate compartment protein 2, which translates to MRRLTKKKALTLVKELDAFPKVPESYVESTASGGTVSLIAFTLMAVLAFLEFFVYRNTWMRYEYEVDKDFSSKLKINVDITVAMRCQYIGADVLDLAETMVASDGLKYEPVNFELSPQQRLWQMTLLHIQERLRVEHSLQDVLFKTAIKGALPAQLQSEDSSTSLSACRIHGHLYVNKVAGNFHITVGKSIPHPRGHAHLAALVSHDTYNFSHRIDHLSFGEEIPGIINPLDGTEKVTADSNHMFQYFVTIVPTKLNTYQVSADTHQYSVTERERVINHAAGSHGVSGIFMKYDISSLMVKVTEQHMPLWQFLVRLCGIIGGIFSTTGMLHSMVGFLVDVVCCRFQMGIYRHLKEAPLDVQENSETSVPPENYSQE; encoded by the exons ATGAGGAGGCTGACCAAGAAGAAGGCTCTAACTCTGGTGAAGGAGTTGGACGCCTTCCCCAAAGTTCCCGAGAGCTACGTGGAGTCCACAGCCAGCGGTGGGACAG TGTCTCTGATAGCCTTCACTCTCATGGCTGTACTTGCCTTCCTGGAGTTCTTTGTGTACAGAAACACATGGATGAGGTATGAGTATGAGGTGGACAAAGACTTCAGCAG TAAACTCAAGATAAATGTTGACATTACAGTTGCCATGAGATGCCAAT ATATAGGTGCAGATGTCCTGGATCTGGCAGAAACCATGGTGGCCTCTGATGGATTAAAATATGAACCA gtcAACTTTGAACTCTCCCCACAGCAAAGATTATGGCAAAT GACTCTTCTGCACATTCAGGAGCGTCTGAGAGTGGAGCACTCTCTTCAGGATGTGCTCTTCAAGACTGCAATAAAAGGAGCTCTTCCTGCTCAGCTTCAAAG TGAGGACAGCTCCACTTCCCTCAGTGCCTGCAGGATACATGGACATCTGTATGTCAACAAGGTGGCAGGAAATTTCCACATTACTGTTGGCAA GTCCATCCCACATCCCAGAGGCCATGCCCATCTAGCTGCTCTAGTCagccatgaca CTTATAACTTTTCTCACCGAATTGACCACCTGTCCTTTGGAGAAGAGATCCCTGGGATTATCAACCCACTGGATGGGACAGAGAAAGTCACTGCTGATT CTAACCACATGTTTCAGTACTTTGTCACCATCGTGCCAACCAAGCTGAATACCTACCAGGTCTCTGCTGACACACATCAGTATTCAGTCACTGAGCGG GAACGAGTGATAAACCATGCTGCAGGCAGCCATGGAGTCTCGGGGATCTTTATGAAGTATGATATCAGTTCACTAatggtcaaagtcactgagcaGCACATGCCCCTCTGGCAGTTTCTTGTCAGACTCTGTGGCATCATCGGAGGCATTTTCTCTACCACAG GTATGCTCCATAGTATGGTTGGCTTCTTGGTGGATGTAGTTTGCTGTCGTTTCCAAATGGGAATCTACAGACATCTTAAG GAGGCTCCTCTGGATGTGCAGGAAAACAGTGAAACCTCAGTTCCTCCAGAAAATTACTCTCAAGAATGA
- the kxd1 gene encoding kxDL motif-containing protein 1 — translation MAEPTASGVFCGRMLSMVNSEDVNAIIQAQRHMLDRFEKTNEMLINFNGLSNVRLQQMNEHFLLHTRTLVEMKKDLDSIFRRIRTLKGKIAKQYPDAFSNIHESPILEEDDDEFDPVPHSVATTIVTAISEQSTESCDTSPDVVSPTVSRCSEDLSQEPPDTPTSYVLETAVLQDEGPDSVPAE, via the exons ATGGCGGAGCCCACAGCATCTGGCGTGTTCTGTGGCAGGATGCTGAGCATGGTCAACTCTGAGGATGTTAACGCCATCATCCAAGCTCAGAGACACAT GCTTGACCGCTTTGAGAAAACCAATGAAATGCTGATCAACTTCAACGGGCTATCTAACGTGCGACTGCAGCAGATGAATGAGCACTTTCTGCTTCACACCCGCACCCTTGTGGAGATGAAGAAAGATCTGGACAGCATCTTTAGAAGGATCAG AACACTAAAAGGGAAGATTGCTAAGCAGTACCCAGATGCTTTCAGCA ATATTCATGAGTCACCGATCCTCGAGGAGGACGACGATGAGTTTGACCCAGTTCCCCACAGTGTTGCTACAACAATCGTAACAGCCATCTCAGAGCAGAGCACAGAATCATGTGACACAAGTCCAGATGTGGTCTCACCCACTGTGAGCAGATGCTCTGAAGATCTCTCCCAAGAGCCGCCTGACACGCCCACCTCTTACGTCCTAGAGACCGCCGTACTACAGGACGAAGGTCCTGACTCTGTACCTGCAGAATAG
- the LOC130176313 gene encoding DENN domain-containing protein 5B-like — MSGTAAATGSASCRFAHYFVVCGVDAETGLEPDDGAGESFEQSPIRRSFKSKVLVHYPENTDRNPFNKDAVNMLCMPRGLSFRTQADRLDPQFHSFTISSDDGMRSYGFVHTFYEEVTSPQIITAMQTLYQMHHVERQSSSSASSPSSSSSSASSPSTSSMDSLVSSLDESDAESLVGVSGCLGCAGSFDPARDTLYVSKALCLLAPLPFLQASRQFLSQLHQAVTSHTAPPLPLESYIHNILYEVPLPPPGRSLRFHGVQGPIMCQRPGPGELPLGEYPLGEAFSLLGVDNMVQLLTCAFLETQVLLYSQDYQRLMTVAEGVTTLLFPFQWQHIYLPIVSAPLHHLLDAPVPFVMGIQRREGAQRSALHLPHEANLCFVDIDNHCVEAPEDLPSFPDQTELIQELSEVLLRFGVPPQGGVITKPTTTSTPSPRMSSLVLEDLMEDRRNGNLGGEELAVLERLQALARRCGGGKMSDGGKTLGHEFEEEEEELKAAKLNIQLREVFAGRFAAMFGRYDEFVIHSALDLDSWLSNREGTFNFDKGSFLSVQPTTHLRFLSRFLETSMFSSFVDGKVISRWADREPLQQLFDNRLEKERLYDTDKDSYNCHYRKCTTLFESAQETERRLLKADHTAIHPHLLDMRIGQGRHQPGYFPKLQADVLAQGQNTNKWSSRVTASRRTDPKRSMMSDHSGVDNEQRQKHTFARKNLRQSKLLDPSPQAVTQTHREFVDGLLSECRLKTKRMLMERMGKESVDLGQGEANITGLQENTLIHGLCDLLERTWGHGLQLKQGKSALWSHLLHYQAAQGKTEAPAESPGSNASDQRTLDEGTQLLRGSLVQDMRFIQTMSECLSEVGQARAWIHLALEKKMLSHHLKELLTNQELLRQLYKPHAFLLCEEEREQFLFHLLSLNTVDYLCFTRVFTSISIPYRVVIIPMKKLSIAMATVNPWVCVSGEMGDSGVRQIPKNTQEIFFQCKNLGRLSTLQLGQENSGLLAKCLIDCVMVYNEITGHTYKFPCGRWLGKGVGDGSLERVLIGQLVSPGAEEDAGRWTGTPPELASPSQSVRTVLGSLGSRSRMLSVEVQEDMREAANNLVKHFHKTEQERGNLTVLLCGEGGLVLSLEKFLLHSFKSNRLFQRNVFVWDFVEKAVVSMETADQMGDLHGSTLTKGPPCDSLCHYVNAINASPRNIGKEGKFQLFVCLGIRDRFLPQWLPLLAECPLTARTYEEGALLRDRAAVHSLSRILHTLNEFTITLEMALVKGVDL, encoded by the exons GTGAAAGCTTTGAGCAGAGCCCCATTCGACGATCCTTCAAGTCAAAGGTTCTGGTGCACTACCCTGAAAACACGGACAGGAACCCCTTCAATAAAGATGCTGTCAACATG CTCTGTATGCCAAGGGGTCTGTCTTTCCGCACTCAGGCAGACAGACTCGATCCTCAGTTCCACTCATTTACAATTTCTTCTGACGATGGCATGCGTTCCTACGGCTTCGTCCACACGTTCTATGAGGAGGTGACTAGTCCTCAGATCATCACTGCCATGCAGACTCTCTATCAGATGCACCATGTGGAGCGCCAGTCCTCCTCATCggcctcctctccatcctcctcgtCTTCATCTGCCTCCTCGCCCTCCACCTCCAGCATGGACTCTCTTGTGAGCAGCTTGGATGAGTCAGACGCTGAGTCCCTGGTCGGGGTTTCTGGCTGCCTTGGCTGTGCAGGCTCCTTCGATCCGGCACGTGACACCCTGTACGTGTCCAAAGCCCTCTGCCTCCTGGCTCCGCTCCCTTTTCTTCAAGCTTCACGACAGTTCCTATCTCAGCTGCACCaggctgtgacatcacacacggctccacctctccctctggAGAGCTACATCCACAACATCCTGTACGAGGTGCCCCTGCCTCCCCCCGGCAGGTCGCTGAGGTTCCACGGGGTGCAGGGGCCCATCATGTGCCAGCGGCCTGGGCCGGGTGAGCTCCCACTGGGGGAGTATCCTCTTGGAGAGGCGTTCTCCCTCCTGGGTGTCGACAATATGGTGCAGCTACTTACCTGTGCATTTCTGGAGACACAAGTCCTACTGTACTCTCAAG ACTACCAGCGTTTGATGACAGTGGCAGAGGGCGTCACCACCTTGCTATTCCCATTCCAGTGGCAACACATCTACCTGCCCATCGTTTCTGCGCCGCTACATCACCTGCTGGATGCCCCTGTGCCGTTCGTGATGGGCATCCAGCGCAGAGAAGGAGCTCAGCGGTCCGCTCTCCACCTACCACACGAG GCCAATCTGTGCTTCGTGGACATTGACAACCACTGCGTCGAAGCCCCCGAGGACCTTCCCTCGTTTCCAGACCAGACTGAGCTAATCCAGGAACTGAGTGAGGTACTGCTGCGTTTTGGAGTCCCTCCACAGGGTGGTGTGATCACCAagcccaccaccaccagcaccccCTCCCCTCGCATGAGCAGCCTGGTCCTGGAGGATCTGATGGAGGACAGAAGGAACGGGAACCTCGGAGGTGAGGAGCTGGCGGTGCTGGAGAGGCTGCAGGCTTTGGCGCGGAGGTGCGGGGGAGGGAAAATGTCAGATGGCGGGAAGACGCTGGGACATGAgtttgaagaggaggaggaagagctgaaGGCTGCTAAGCTGAACATTCAGCTGAGGGAGGTGTTTGCTGGACGTTTTGCTGCCATGTTTGGCAGGTATGACGAGTTCGTCATCCACAGTGCTCTGGACCTGGACTCCTGGTTGAGCAACCGAGAGGGGACGTTCAACTTTGACAAG GGTTCCTTCCTGTCAGTTCAGCCCACGACCCACTTGCGTTTCTTGTCTCGGTTCCTGGAGAcatccatgttttcttcttttgtggaTGGGAAAGTGATATCTCGCTGGGCGGATAGAGaaccactgcagcagctgtttgacaaCCGTCTGGAGAAGGAACGACTGTATGACACAGACAAGGACTCCTATAACTGTCACTACAGGAAATGCACCACACTCTTTGAGTCAG CCCAGGAAACTGAGCGCAGACTGCTGAAGGCCGACCACACAGCCATACACCCCCACCTGCTGGACATGAGGATTGGCCAGGGTCGCCATCAGCCGGGATACTTCCCTAAGCTGCAGGCTGATGTGCTTGCACAGGGACAAAACACCAACAA GTGGTCCAGTCGTGTGACAGCATCACGCCGGACTGACCCCAAGAGATCAATGATGTCAGATCACTCAGGAGTGGACAATGAACAGAGACAG aAGCACACATTTGCGAGGAAGAACCTCCGTCAGTCCAAGCTACTCGACCCGTCGCCTCAAGCCGTCACTCAGACTCACCGAGAGTTTGTTGATGGGCTGCTGAGTGAGTGTCGTCTGAAG ACCAAACGGATGCTGATGGAGAGGATGGGGAAGGAGAGTGTGGATCTTGGTCAGGGAGAAGCCAACATCACAGgcctgcaggaaaacacactCATCCACGGTCTGTGTGACCTACTGGAGAGAACCTGGGGCCATGGTCTGCAGCTGAAACAg GGTAAGTCTGCTCTGTGGTCCCATCTGCTTCACTACCAGGCAGCCCAGGGGAAGACGGAGGCACCAGCCGAATCTCCAG GGTCTAACGCTTCAGACCAGAGAACGTTGGATGAAGGCACTCAGCTCCTGAGAGGATCCCTAGTACAGGATATGAG GTTTATCCAGACCATGAGTGAGTGTCTGTCAGAGGTGGGTCAGGCCCGGGCCTGGATCCATCTGGCTCTGGAGAAGAAAATGCTTTCCCATCACCTTAAAGAGCTGCTTACAAACCAGGAGCTGCTCAG GCAGCTGTATAAACCTCATGCATTCCTGCTGTGTGAGGAAGAAAGGGAGCAGTTTTTGTTTCACCTGCTCTCTCTTAACACTGTGGACTACCTCTGCTTTACACGGGTCTTCACCTCCATCA GTATTCCATACCGTGTTGTTATTATACCTATGAAGAAGCTGAGCATTGCAATGGCAACAGTTAAcccctgggtgtgtgtgtcaggagaaATGGGTGATTCAGGAGTTAGACAGATCCCGAAGAATACACAAGAGATTTTTTTCCAG tgtaaGAACCTGGGCAGGCTGAGCACTCTGCAGCTGGGACAGGAGAACTCTGGTTTGCTGGCCAAGTGTCTGATTGACTGCGTGATGGTGTACAACGAGATCACTGGACACACCTACAA GTTCCCATGTGGCCGATGGCTGGGGAAAGGTGTGGGTGACGGCAGCTTGGAAAGAGTTCTCATTGGTCAGCTGGTGTCACCTGGTGCTGAGGAGGATGCTGGAAGGTGGACAGGGACTCCACCAGAGCTGGCCTCTCCTTCTCAGAGTGTACGGACAGTGCTGGGATCTCTTGGCAGCCGAAGCA GAATGCTGTCTGTTGAAGTACAAGAGGACATGAGGGAGGCGGCAAATAACCTTGTTAAACATTTCCACAAAACCGAACAAGAG AGGGGAAACTTGACTGTCTTGTTATGTGGTGAAGGAGGGTTGGTGCTGTCCTTGGAGAAgttcctcctccacagcttcAAATCCAACCGTCTTTTCCAGAGGAATGTATTTGTTTGGGACTTTGTCG AGAAGGCAGtggtttccatggagacagcTGATCAGATGGGTGACCTGCATGGATCAACACTGACAAAGGGTCCACCTTGTGACTCACTGTGCCACTATGTCAATGCCATCAATGCTTCACCCCGAAACATCGGAAAAGAGGGCAAGTTCCAGCTGTTCGTCTGCTTGGGAATCAG GGATCGGTTTCTCCCTCAGTGGCTCCCCCTATTGGCAGAATGTCCTCTGACAGCACGGACATACGAGGAAGGGGCTCTGCTGCGGGACCGTGCGGCTGTACACTCACTGTCTCGCATCCTACACACACTCAATGAGTTCACCATCACCCTGGAGATGGCACTGGTTAAAGgggttgacctctga
- the sinhcaf gene encoding SIN3-HDAC complex-associated factor, with protein sequence MFGFHKPKMYRSLDGCCICRAKSSSSRFTDSKRYEKEFRSCFGLSETRSGEICNACVLLVKRWKKLPVGTKKNWNHVVDARGGPSLKITSRPKKIKSVSKKARPSQISRLQKELKRNNSDAHSTTSSASPAQSPSYSNLSDDGSDTELSPGSSRSPVFSFLDLTYWKRQKVCCGIIYKGRFGEVLIDPHLFKPCCRNKQRQQQQQEEEEEDEEEEDEEEEVEVVEGQVGMDVSGQNSQTGEEVKETPTCEENAEPAQLCVTVTTPPTRSVVAAEEGW encoded by the exons ATGTTTGGCTTTCACAAGCCGAAAATGTACAGGAGTCTGGACGGCTGCTGCATCTGCCGCGCAAAGTCGTCAAGCTCTCGTTTCACGGACAGCAAGCGATATGAGAAGGAGTTCAGGAGCTGTTTCGG ATTGAGTGAAACGCGTTCTGGAGAAATCTGTAATGCCTGTGTGCTCCTGGTGAAACGGTGGAAAAAGCTACCTGTGGGAACTAAGAAGAACTGGAACCAC GTGGTGGATGCCAGGGGAGGTCCCAGCTTAAAGATAACTTCCAGGCCCAAGAAGATAAAGTCCGTCTCCAAGAAAGCGCGGCCTAGCCAGATCAGCAGGCTGCAGAAAGAGCTTAAAAGAAACA ATTCAGATGCTCACAGCACCACCTCCAGTGCCTCTCCTGCTCAGTCTCCCAGCTACAGCAACCTGTCGGACGACGGGTCTGACACTGAGCTGAGCCCAGGATCAAGCCGCTCACCTGTTTTCTCCTTCCTGGATCTCACCTACTGGAAGAG GCAAAAAGTGTGCTGTGGAATAATCTACAAGGGGCGCTTTGGGGAGGTGCTCATCGACCCGCATTTGTTCAAACCGTGCTGCCGCAACAAACaacgacagcagcagcagcaagaggaggaggaagaagatgaagaggaggaagatgaggaggaggaagtggaggtaGTGGAGGGCCAGGTGGGCATGGATGTCAGCGGGCAAAATTCCCAGAcgggagaggaagtgaaggagacGCCAACATGTGAGGAAAATGCAGAGCCTGCTCAGTTATGCGTTACCGTGACAACACCTCCAACCAGGAGCGTGGTGGCGGCGGAGGAAGGGTGGTAA